One Hemitrygon akajei unplaced genomic scaffold, sHemAka1.3 Scf000099, whole genome shotgun sequence genomic window, CTGCACTGCCATACATTCAGTTACTAATCAATGGTCAATAATACATCATCTTCCATAGTATCAATAACCTGTGAACTCAACCTGAATGGTGAGCGAGCTGGGTCCTTCCTCTTTAGAGCaaagttgggggtggggaggtggggagaggtgCTTTGATAGAGGCTTATAAGCTGGTAAGAGGCATAGGAAGAATGGAGAGCCAAcaacattttcccagggtagaaatgactaatatgagggggcataatgttaaggtgattagagaaaagtataggggTTTGTCAGAAgtagtattttttttaataaagaaAATGGTGGCTGTAGGGAATGCACAGCCTGGGTAGTGATAAGGGTAGATGCATCAGTgagatttaagaggcttttagatagactcatggatgaaagaaaaatggacagctttttgagagagtagggatcaattgatcttggagcaggttaaaagttcggtgcaacattatgggccaaaatgTCTGCATTGTGCTATATTGCTCTTTATCTCAGTTCAGTTTAAGCCCCGAAAGGAGTGATGAGACCTGTGAAGCGAGGTGGAATAAACCCTTTGGAATCATATACCTTTAAGGCCCAGAAAGAAACTATGCGATTTTCAGTTTAATGACAGAGATGGTATCCTATAGGTAAatttgtttttctgctgggatggACTGCTTCGGGTCAATTAAACTTTCAGCAGGGCGTCGGGCCCTGCCTATTCCTTACCTCACCACCATTTTGAGGTCAATATTACAAAGCATTAGTGAACCTCATTATAGCTTaacttctcattcttctcaagCATCATGTAAATGTAAAGTTTTCTCTGAATTAAGCCATATTTTTCTCTACTTCAGGAGAAAGATGGGAGGACATTGGCGATTCTATGAGAAAGTAGTGCTGGGTGTTCTGATTACTCTGGGATTGTTCTTCATGTTCTGGGATAATGACAAACGTCGAGAGACTGATGATGTTGGAGAAACTGTTCATCTCAAAGATCTGCCCAAGGTTGTTACTGCTGATGCAACTAAATCAGTGCTCAAGTCAAAGTGCCACGCGAACAGGACATTGTTGCACCTGCCCTCATTTGATCAACAGAAAGATCACATAAAAAACTTCTTGATGTATAAACACTGTCGAGAATTTAACATGATTCAAAATGTCCCAGACAAATGTGGTGGTCGAGAAGGATCTCAGAATGTCTTCCTGCTCCTGGTGATCAaatctcaccctttccaccaggATCGGCGGGAAATGGTAAGGAAGACCTGGGGCAGAGAACGCGAATTCAATGGGATCCTAATTAAGAGAGTCTTTATCTCTGGTTTCTCTCCTGACCAAAAAGAAAGTAGGAAATTGAATCAGCTGTTAGCCATGgaaaacagagaacacagagatgtcctacaatgggatttcttggatacctttttcaacctcaccctcaaacaatacaagttgctgcagtgggtcAGTGAATTTTGCCCCAGTGCTAAATTCATCTTCAATGGAGATGATGATGTCTTTGCCAACACCGATAACATGGTTGATTACTTGCTAGGCATGAAGgttcaccaacacctgtttgtgggCCGTCTCATTTATGGGTTTGGGCCCAAACGCCAGAAGTCGAGCAAGTATTATGTGCCAGAAATAGTGACCACCATCAAGTCGTACCCACCATACATTGGTGGAGGGGGCATACTTATGTCTGTGTATACAGCTCATATCATTTACCACATAGCCCAAGACCTTGAACTataccccattgatgatgtatttTTGGGGATGTGTCTGGCCAAGGCTGGACTAGCCCCACACTCCCATAGCGGATTCAGGACAGCTGGAATCAGTGTTCCTTCAACCCAAGATGACTCTTTCAATCCTTGCTATTACCGTGAGTTAATGCTAGTGCACCGTTTTCAGCCTTTCGAACTGCTACTGATGTGGGCTGCGGTGCATGATGCTAATCTGAAGTGTGTTCATGCTTCCCAGAAGTCTGCATCCACGGAAAGGACCGCATGAGTCATGATAGCATGTAGCAACTGTTGGAATGCAATGCAGTTTGTAAACATGTGTTAATCAGTTGTTTATTCAATGTAAGATGGTTAATTCCTAAATTATATTGGAGGATACATTAATTCATAGGGTTGGTGCCTTTCTACattctacaaatgtttgtaaagCTGTCAGGTTTCATCACTCAGCCTAATTCTTACTGCACCCATAATGACATTAGAATATTGTCAGGAGCACCGCAATTTAAGTCAATTGTAAAGTTATTCCAAGTGAGCAGTCCTTGTTGCATTGCGTGCAGATAGGTACAGCATGTTCACTTGGGGCATTTGTATAATAAGCCACCAATAAAATTTTTAGTAACAACTATATCTGTGTATTTTTTTCTTGCCGTTTCTTACATGTCCCTTGCAAAATATGAAAGAGACAAATGTGTTTCTTGGACTGGAACTGTGAGAACAACAAAGAATCTAGATCTAGAATTGTCTCAGGGTTGGAGGAATAGATAAACTTATGGTCATCACTTCTGTACTCAAATGTCAGCCTGCATTGTGTCTGtgtaactacatatcaaatagaAACACACACGCAGAAGATTGCTTCAACTggagtattcacattgcagagagggaaagagatcaatgaacatgtggggacaacagatcaatatgcataCATAGACGGCAGTCCATATGTAGTGCGAAGGGGAGTGGCATtagatttggcaggtgtcttgtctaagacaatgtactcggttgccagtgtcatgttgctgtcattgacatggccatcactgagaggtaagtccggtaGCTTTGACTAGTGGCCAACCTGGACATCGGAGAtctggagaggaggggacttcaataaggctcattgtccgaggggcagctcacggcagtgcaatagagcaatcggtgaccaatcaactagtggccaatcggcatttgggattgattagtaagagcaaattaaaggaaggttgGACAAACCCAGTGGCCGTCTTCTgagtagaaacacagaaaacctacagcacaatatgggcccctcggcccacagagctgtgccgaacatgtccctaccttagaactacctaggctttacccatagccttctttttctaagctccatgtaaccatccaggagtctcttaacagaccgtatcgtttccgcctccaccaccgccgccggcagccaattccatgcactcacctttctctgtgtaaaataaaaaccttacccctgacatctcctctgtacttacttccaagcaccgtaaactatgccctctcatgctagccatttcagccctggggaaagcctctgactgtccacatgatcaatgcctctcattatcttgtacacctctattaggcgacctctcatcctccatcgctccacgGAGAAGAAGGCcgaggtcactcaacctattctcataaggcatgctccccaattcagacaacatccttgtaaatctcctctgcaccctttctatggtttccatgtccttcctgtagtgaggcaactataactgagcacagaactccaagtgggatccgaccagggtcctatatagctgcaacattgcctctcagctcttaaactcaatcccacaattggtgaaggccaatgcactatatgccatcttaaccacagagtcaacctgtgtagcagctttgtgtgttctggggactcggaccccaagatccctctgatcctccgcactgtgaaaagttttgcctttaatgccatattctgccattatagtgtagggactgcggtctgcagtcaggtactcaggatcactcagcataatgttgcacgaacattattagcaaaacactccgACACAAGACGGGTTTCATTGTGTTACAGACAGaaatgccagtttggtactacaagtaaactgcatttccacattggtggattggtggagaagtgtgctgacacccctcgctatctgtaaaaactgtgacgaCATGCTGAGgtgtattcaatatggactgtgcctttaaaaagagagagagttggtgtacaccgattcagagagagagagagagagagagcaccgaaccgctcgtgagtctccatggttacggaagggcggggctatataatggacagctggcgctcagcatgtttgggatgtatacaaggtcagctggcttttcagacagacacacagacacacggaagacacggacagaaatacagaagaaatagacactggatgagctttcagtgcccacgaaagggtgggttttgaTCGCAGTGTGGGGAAGGGGGGACCGGTGGGaggctatcggtgtgtttaacctttGATAGCTTTACTGCGTGAATGCGGTACTCTTTTGTGTGACCACAaaactttaacaggacttcggaaggCAACGGAGAGATCGACGACAtcagcttacttggaaaacaaatcaccactctctctctctctcctcaattctactcaacttcatatcacaaactgaactgacgtcattcctataccatcgtaagattGTATCATTTACCATctaagctgaagaagtttgggattTTATATTTACAAACTTACatttgcataaactctgctaacctgtttgatttatcagGTTTTATATTACGAGATTACGTAGATACTATTGAACAGTGTTTTATTTgtaacaataccagactccaggtgtgttccatttatgctggttcttttaacccgttacggggtacgtaacaaaaccgTTCCAAACCTATATCACACCGgatttctgtaaaccccttcgacccctacagcTCTCTTcatct contains:
- the LOC140723051 gene encoding UDP-GlcNAc:betaGal beta-1,3-N-acetylglucosaminyltransferase 7-like; translated protein: MANPMYYFIVKAKRQNHVKSCKFLVEDLVDGIHCLAVNTIPAWRLGIEPARYENYGHLKARVQTAPNLLHTVYDVIGKDKCKQQLIVSIKEAHYDAAHNKGRKEQQSKADFEWRTRQRVSEVGQKVRNSRHQPRTFRALRFAGTYDVAEEAIPSVYRFRALFLIVSSNPGSSSQIATFAWRKSDRPFFSPFLQLVKIPPPALVVLQAVDYTYSVGVIGKFVDPVNDVIIEIAAIDDKRKMGGHWRFYEKVVLGVLITLGLFFMFWDNDKRRETDDVGETVHLKDLPKVVTADATKSVLKSKCHANRTLLHLPSFDQQKDHIKNFLMYKHCREFNMIQNVPDKCGGREGSQNVFLLLVIKSHPFHQDRREMVRKTWGREREFNGILIKRVFISGFSPDQKESRKLNQLLAMENREHRDVLQWDFLDTFFNLTLKQYKLLQWVSEFCPSAKFIFNGDDDVFANTDNMVDYLLGMKVHQHLFVGRLIYGFGPKRQKSSKYYVPEIVTTIKSYPPYIGGGGILMSVYTAHIIYHIAQDLELYPIDDVFLGMCLAKAGLAPHSHSGFRTAGISVPSTQDDSFNPCYYRELMLVHRFQPFELLLMWAAVHDANLKCVHASQKSASTERTA